The following coding sequences are from one Frigoribacterium sp. Leaf415 window:
- a CDS encoding helix-turn-helix transcriptional regulator gives MPLPSFAALGIDDVAVAVYRHVVAGAGVADAPGAAAGPTPEAVARAVHLDEATALAALERLRSLGLVQRSAGGDGYGAVDPRVAVPAVVAARADALVEVRAAVPELGALFDEGRRPHHADELTRVVVGHAAVGDWYSRLEHRATTDFVAFDRPPYVVASNESTQRVALGRGVRWRAVYTVASISADGSWQGVHRLGADGEEARITHDLPVKLAVADRRVALVSIGHDPDRPEALVTESEPLVAALHDLFEARWRSALPVPGTPGAGRSAVDWASVAARLAAASSTVTSPSGVATPSRDQEARLAMRPPTPAERDLLALVAAGATDEVIAGQLGISSRTLRRRLHALFDELGASNRFHAGVEAARRGWV, from the coding sequence GTGCCCCTTCCGTCCTTCGCCGCCCTCGGGATCGACGACGTGGCGGTCGCGGTCTACCGTCACGTCGTCGCCGGGGCCGGGGTGGCGGACGCCCCGGGTGCGGCGGCCGGGCCGACGCCCGAGGCCGTGGCACGGGCCGTGCACCTCGACGAGGCGACGGCCCTGGCCGCCCTGGAGCGCCTCCGTTCGCTCGGGCTCGTCCAGCGGTCGGCGGGTGGCGACGGCTACGGTGCGGTCGACCCCCGCGTGGCCGTCCCGGCCGTCGTCGCGGCGCGGGCCGACGCACTCGTCGAGGTGCGCGCGGCGGTGCCCGAACTCGGGGCGCTCTTCGACGAGGGTCGCCGCCCGCATCACGCGGACGAGCTGACTCGGGTCGTCGTCGGCCACGCGGCCGTGGGTGACTGGTACTCGCGGCTCGAGCACCGCGCGACCACCGACTTCGTCGCCTTCGACCGTCCGCCCTACGTGGTCGCGTCGAACGAGTCCACCCAGCGGGTGGCCCTCGGCCGCGGGGTGCGGTGGCGGGCGGTCTACACGGTCGCCAGCATCTCGGCCGACGGCAGCTGGCAGGGCGTGCACCGCCTCGGCGCCGACGGCGAGGAGGCCCGCATCACGCACGACCTGCCGGTCAAGCTCGCCGTCGCCGACCGCCGGGTCGCCCTCGTCTCGATCGGCCACGACCCCGACCGGCCCGAGGCCCTCGTGACCGAGTCCGAACCGCTCGTCGCCGCGCTCCACGACCTGTTCGAGGCCCGCTGGCGCAGCGCGTTGCCCGTGCCGGGCACCCCGGGGGCCGGCCGCTCCGCGGTCGACTGGGCCTCGGTGGCCGCACGACTGGCGGCGGCGTCGTCGACCGTGACGTCGCCGTCCGGCGTCGCCACCCCGTCCCGGGACCAGGAGGCGCGGCTCGCGATGCGACCTCCCACCCCCGCCGAGCGCGACCTGCTCGCCCTCGTGGCGGCGGGGGCGACCGACGAGGTGATCGCGGGTCAGCTCGGCATCTCGTCCCGCACGCTCCGGCGGCGCCTCCACGCCCTCTTCGACGAGCTCGGCGCGAGCAACCGGTTCCACGCCGGAGTCGAGGCCGCCCGCCGCGGCTGGGTCTGA